The region TTTTAAACTCTCTTAATATTTCTTTAATAAATATTAATTAATTTAGAGAGCTTTTATTTTATACTGTTAATAAAGAATGCTATGAAATTTTCTAAAGTAAAAAGTAAAGTTGATAAATATTGGGATGATAATGTTGTTAAAGCCTATGAGCACACTATTCAATCGAAAAAAAAATCCTGGGGTAGCCTTTTTTAATAATAAAGATAGCTTCAATACAGCTATTAAAAATTATTGCACTGCCGTTTTAGTCATACTTAAGGGTTTAAATAAACACCTGCCTGCTTACGAAGATTACTCGCTGGTGCAAAGTTACTTTAGCGATTCATTTACTCAAGCGCAAGAAGACTTAAAAGAATTTAAAACGTTTTGTTTAGATGCACAAGCGAGCGATACTGTTAATACTACATTTTAAAGATGAATATTATCCAACAAGAATTCTTCTACAAAATAGAAAATCGCTCTTTATACAATCTTAATAACTCTGATATCAGCTATAAGCCATTTAATGAATGCGCAGATGATACTTCTGAAACCTTCTTCGCAAATAAGTTTTTAATAATAGGTCGTTAATTCAAAAATTTTTTAGTAAAGCTATGGCCCTTTAAAGGGCCCTTATTTACTATTAATATTCCTTTTATTACTAAAACATTTGTTTAACGCTATTTTGCGTAATTATTTTTTTGCTGGATAAACTGTTTACAAAACAGTCTCAGCTATAGAGCAAGGTATGGTAGAAAGTTAAAGAAGTCGTATTTATGTTTAGAAAAAAATTAACAAATTGGAAAAATAGCTCAATTTATTGAATTAACAAAGCACCATAGCTTAGCGGGTAAAAAAATAGCGTTTATAGTAGACTCATGGAAAAAAGCTAAAATTTTTAAAATTGTTAAATCTCGATATTTAAAAACATGATTAAAATAATATAATTGTATTAAATAACAACTATTATATTGGACTATGTTTGTCTTTAGTTAATCCGGTAGCATTTAATGTTTACCACTCTTATTTAACTCATAGTAATAGTAGCTAACTTATGTATGTTTATATCCTGCGTTCTTTTACTGAAGTTAACTTAATATTGATTTACTCAAATAATATTGCTTGTCTACAGTGTTTTAAATTAGCTAATTTAAAACACATCTGAATGGTTATAAATAATGATATAAATTAGAAATGACCGGGTCAAAAATATTGATCTGGCATCAATAAACCTCCTAGCTATAGCAAACAACCTGATAATTTTATTCACTTATATTTGCCAGACCTTATAGTTTCATTAACTTGCCTATCACCTAAGGATAAGCAGGGAAATAACTGATTATATAATTACACGTCTTTCCTTATTAGCTCTTAAAATAATGTGATGTCTTTTGTTTTTTATTTCCTTCATCTTCGCTCTCATTTTTAATTACTTGAGCAAACATAGCCACACTAGCCACGCCTATTCTTGGTTGACTAGATGGCCTATCTGAAGATCCTTTTCTATTTTTACAGAAATCTAGATATATTTGGTCCTTAATAATTTCCGATTTGTATTTATGCTGATTTTGACTTAATAAATAGTGACCAACACTATCAATGAAATGGTAATGTTGACTTGGAGCAAGGCATTTAATAGCCCATAATTTTTTGTATAATTCTGTATCAGTAACCTCTTGCCCATCTAAAAATAGCGTATGCCTTGCTTTCTGAGAGTATTTATAAATCGTTTCTTCTTTTCCATTAATCATAGCAACAAGGTGCTTCTTTATGCCTTCGCCTACTGATTTGACAGAGCTTAAAATATTTGGATCAGTAATCTCACAGCCTGCGTAAAACAACCTTTCCTTTTTATATAGAAAAGCATTGGTAGATGTTTTAGTTGCTGGCATTATAGGAGGCGCTGGGTTAAATAATGGATCCTGAGTTGATGAACTTTGGGCAGAAGCTGGTACATTTTTAGTCTGCTGTTGATTCGTTTTAAGTGCATTTAGAGCATCTTTAGGATCTGGCACACTAGCTGATTGAAATTTTGCTAACACCTCACCAAAATCTATTGGATTTAAGTTAGGAGGTACAGAATTTTCTTGCTCTATTCTTTCCCTACCAGAAGGAGAGGATGTTTCTTGTAGACTATTGGCTTGCTCAGACACCGGGGCGGTGGGTTTAAATGCAAATTTATTGTAAGGCATAACTTTAAACTCCAAACTAAATGATTACTAATAATACAATTAATACTTATTTTAGTCAATCAAAAAGTGTATTTAAATTTATTAAGTTCCATTACTGCGCGTTACGTAAGGCTGAAAGCCTAGGCGCGAAGACTGCAATAGGCTGCGGTTTTTTTAATCAGCCTGAAGAGACTAAAAAATTTTTCTGCAGCTATAGAGTCATTGTGGGAGGCTTACGCTTGGTAGTCTATGACAACGTGCCAGAAGCAGGACGCGCACGGATAAATACCTCGCGCATTGGCGAGTCCATTTAGGGGGCAAAGAAATCTCGGAATCTTTCACGAGGTAGCGGGACTCTAATTAGAAGCCATTAATGGGAGCTTCAATAATGTGACAGACTCTAAAAGATCAAAATAGACGGCATTAAATTGATTAATAATTTTAGTCATTACTTTCTCTAAAGCAGATTGATAATATCGTGCATTAGAAACTTGATATTATTTTTTGAAAGAATTTGTGTCGAATAGGTAAAAGAAATTCAAGTTTGGTGTAACGAGCTTAAAATAACTAATCTTTAGATAGTAAAAGAACCTTAATTACTTGTACGTTTAAAGAGCAGTCTTTTGACTGCTCTTTAATTCCTATTTTACTTACCAATGCTATATAATACTTGATTAGGTAAACGAGTTTTATCTACAGGATAATCACCGGCCGGGGTTTTATCAGTGTGGTTACAGATAACCGCTTCATTAGCAAGATCAAATTTCACTTTAACTTCTTTACTTGGTAAGCTAACGGTATGGAATACAAACTCTCCTGACATAATCCCTTTTTCCGCACTTTTATTTACAGTAAATACTTGCGCAGATTTCCCCTCGATTTGTTGAATACCACCTGGCTGAATGTCTGCACCATTCAAGCGAACTTGCGTTACTAATAATTTATCAGGTAAATTATTTTTTACTTTAATTTCAAAGCCATCACAAGGAAGTGCAAAAGCGTTTGTCGTTAAACCAGCAACTAAAAGAGCAGGAAGACATAGAGATTTCATTTTATTCATATTACACCTCATTCTTGTTATTAAACAATTATCCCTTATAAAGACCACACCTACTAACTAAATATTCGGAGGCCTAGTGGGCTGAATTAGCAAGCATTTTTATCTTAAGTCAGGATTTAAAATTTATTACGTTTACTGACTACGTTAAGCTTACCACTTTATGTCAAATTAATATTGACAACTTTAGCAATAATGCATGCCTCAGTTACTAAGTTAACATAGTAAAATAATATGTCAATACCTTTTAGACAATATTAATTTATAAAGTGAGTCAATTAATACAAAGCATGACTAATAAATAAAATGCTATTATGTGACAAAATTAAATTTATTTTTTTGACATTAATTTTTAAAGAAAAAATTAATAGCTTTACTGAAACAATTTTCCGTGTATGAATCTGTTGGTTATTTTATAAGCTATTGAATTTAAAATTTTTATATTTTTAATAGACAGAGTTTTTATAATTTAACAAGGGAAGCCTGTCAAAAAACGGTATGAATAAAGCTTAATTAGTTTGACAATAGAGACACAGTGCTTTAAATTTGAGGCGTTTTTTAAGGATAAATGAAACGCCTTTAGCTTGCTGTTTCTTTAAGTCAAAGAGGAGTTTTTTTATCCCTCCTATATTAGGAAAATACAGCATTTGTATTACATAAACCAGCTGAAAATAAGGAATTAAAATGAAAATAAAAAAAATTAGCGCTGCTTTATTGTGCTCAGCTACTGTTCTTTTTGCCGGTAGTTCTTTTGCTCAAAATCAAGACCTAGCTCTAAATACCTTAAAAGGGTATGATTTACCACCACATCAAGCGGTGAAATTCAACGGTAGCTGGTTTAGCAGTCAAAACTTCAAATGCACAGTTAGAGCAGAAAAAAATGATCAAAATCCATTATTAATTGAAGCATTAAAAAATCGTGCTGTTATTAATGGCGTTATCCTACCTGAAGGCAGTTTAATGACTGTGTTAGCGAAAGTTGGCGATAAAATTGAGTTTGAATTAGATGCTCGTGCAAAATTAACTATCACTAATGATGCTGATACGTTAATGAATATTCGTTGCAATTAATGTTAACTATTTTAGATCAAAGTAGAGGTAATATAATGTTAAAAAAAGTAAAAGCTATTTTGCTTTGTACAAGTGCTCTATTGGCTACAAGTTCTTTTGCAACTAATTTTGAGTTAGCAAAAGGGATATCAAAAGAATATGATTTACCACCAAACCAGGTGCAAACGCTTTCTAACTATCTCCCTTGGACTGTTACTGCAACTTGTAAAGTTAGAACTGAAAAAAATGCTAAAAGCGCAATTTATATTGAAGCTTTTCAAAGAAAATTTATTGTTAACGGGCACATTCTTACTGAAGGTGATACATTAAAAATCGTTGTTTCCCCTAACGAAAGAATTGAAATCGAAGCAGACGCTCATGCTCAAGCTTATTTAACTAACCAAAGTGAACAATTAGTTAATCTACATTGCAGTACTAAGTAATTTTTCAAGTTGGGTCAATCGACCCAACCTACCTCAAATAAATATCTCAGTTCAGTTCAATTTTTACAAGCATAATTAGGATAAGCTTTAATCACTGCTTGATAAATATCAATGATAAGTGATTTTATAGCGTCCCCCATGGGTGAATTTTTTTCACCTTCACCCGCTTTATTATTTAGAGCAACTGCAACAGTTATATTGTTGCATGGGCTAAAGAGATACATAACACGGTATCCTAAAGTGCTGCCCTTATAACTCCAGTAACGATTTTCAGTTTTACTATCATAAACATAAACGACGCCTAAACCAAAGCCATCAGGATCATCTTTACTTACTGTTGGAATAGGTTGTCCAGTTTTTGTTGATATAACTGACATTAATTCGGTTAAAGCGTTTTTACGATGACCATTATCAAAAAGTTCACCATGATATAAAATTTGCACCCAGCGAATGACATCGGTTGTATCGGCAATGATTGCGCCTGCAGCACTAGCCCAAGTTAAGTTATTACCAGTTGCATCAATCATTTTCTTTTTATCTTTGTCATAGAAATAACCATGTACCATGCGAGGCATGAGTTTTTTATAAATTTCTTCTCCATCATTACCGGCAGGATAAAAAGTATTGGCTAATTGAAAAGGAGTTAAAATCCTTGTTTTTAATACTTCAGCAAAAGATTTATTAGTGATTTTTTCAATAATTAAACTGGCAAGAATATAATTTGAATTTGAGTAATTAAAATGATGCTTTGGATTCTTAATAGGCTTATCAGGCGAAGCCCACTGTAGTAATTCTGATGCTGACCATTGCTTCTTAAAATTAGCTTTTTCCGCTACCTTATAAAATTCTACATTAGCTGAATAATTAGGTATATCACTTGTCATATTTAATAGTTGTTTAATCGTAATATCTTTCCAATTGGAATACTGTGGGAGCCACTTACCTAAGTTGTCATTAATTGATAATTTTCCTTCAGCTTCTAATTGCAAAATAATTGCTGCTACAAACGATTTCGTAATACTACCTATTTCGAAAAGATTATCTTTCGTTATAGGAGCAGTGTAAGGAGGCCAGCCAATAGTTCCTGTAAAATAGTTCACTATTTTACCTTTTAAACTACCCTTTTGTGATGGAATTAATACGGAAGCAGCGATACCGGTAATTTGTTCTTTTTTTCCAGCGTTATTTAAGTAGTGATTAATAACCTGTTGTATTGGCGGCTCTGGTAATTTAGAAGACGGATTATCTGCCCTTACCTCTGAAGTTATTAAATAAAACATCATTAAGCTAAGAGCATAAGCCTTCCTTTTCATAATTTTTTCCCTAATAATTATTTTATTGTTTATACTGCCAATATCCTAAACTGGATTTATCAGAATAACTAAAAATTTTTTAAAATTTAAATTACATAGAAATTATTTACTGCGCTTTTGTGGCAGTATCTTAATATTATTTATCAAGTTAAGAAGGGATTCTACTATGGACTTTGAGCCAAGGCATATTAATGCAACATCTGATGATTTAAAAGGTAATAATGGTTTAGGACGTTATATCTTTTTAACTGGCTCAGATGAACGAGCTAAACACTTTAGCGAGCGTTTTAGCCAAACGACAGTACGCCCGCACCCTAGGCAACATAATTTATATCTAGGTACCTTACCAAGTCAGCATGGTCCAATTGATGTTGGCGCTATCTCAAGCGGCATGGGAGGACCCAGCGCCGATATCATTATTAGTGAATTAATTAATTTAGGCACTTGTCGATTTTTACGAGTTGGAACGGCAGGTTCTCTTCAGCCTGAACAAATTAAAACGGGCCACTTAGTGGTTGCCACAGGCGCTGTCAGAGATGATAAGGCTTCCTGGGATTATATTTACCCTGAATACCCTGCTTTATCTTCTCTAGAATATTTAATTGCCACTGGACGAGCTAGTAAGCTCATGGGAACAGCGCCTATTCATTTTGGTGTTGTTCACTCAAAAAGTTCATTGTATGCGCGTGAGTTTCATTTATCTATAAGAAGTGATAATGAAAATTATATGAGTAGTTTACATCAAGCA is a window of Legionella busanensis DNA encoding:
- a CDS encoding serine hydrolase domain-containing protein — encoded protein: MKRKAYALSLMMFYLITSEVRADNPSSKLPEPPIQQVINHYLNNAGKKEQITGIAASVLIPSQKGSLKGKIVNYFTGTIGWPPYTAPITKDNLFEIGSITKSFVAAIILQLEAEGKLSINDNLGKWLPQYSNWKDITIKQLLNMTSDIPNYSANVEFYKVAEKANFKKQWSASELLQWASPDKPIKNPKHHFNYSNSNYILASLIIEKITNKSFAEVLKTRILTPFQLANTFYPAGNDGEEIYKKLMPRMVHGYFYDKDKKKMIDATGNNLTWASAAGAIIADTTDVIRWVQILYHGELFDNGHRKNALTELMSVISTKTGQPIPTVSKDDPDGFGLGVVYVYDSKTENRYWSYKGSTLGYRVMYLFSPCNNITVAVALNNKAGEGEKNSPMGDAIKSLIIDIYQAVIKAYPNYACKN
- a CDS encoding uridine phosphorylase; amino-acid sequence: MDFEPRHINATSDDLKGNNGLGRYIFLTGSDERAKHFSERFSQTTVRPHPRQHNLYLGTLPSQHGPIDVGAISSGMGGPSADIIISELINLGTCRFLRVGTAGSLQPEQIKTGHLVVATGAVRDDKASWDYIYPEYPALSSLEYLIATGRASKLMGTAPIHFGVVHSKSSLYAREFHLSIRSDNENYMSSLHQAGVLASEMECAQLFILTTLKNAKLSSAQSPNILSGCILAIIGDKTAFSDQEELVTKTINASIELSIKTIEELFLIDQKLKPLF